A single genomic interval of Pyruvatibacter sp. HU-CL02332 harbors:
- a CDS encoding 2Fe-2S iron-sulfur cluster-binding protein: MAKITYVEHDGTEHVVDVADGLSVMEGAVNNMIPGIDADCGGACACATCHVYVDEKFADKIEPKEDMEQTMLDFAPDVKDTSRLSCQIKVSDALDGMVVKMPESQH; encoded by the coding sequence ATGGCGAAGATTACCTATGTCGAGCATGACGGAACTGAACATGTTGTGGATGTGGCCGATGGCCTGTCCGTCATGGAAGGCGCAGTCAACAACATGATCCCAGGCATTGATGCCGATTGCGGCGGCGCCTGCGCCTGCGCAACGTGCCATGTCTATGTGGACGAAAAATTCGCTGACAAGATCGAGCCGAAAGAAGACATGGAACAGACCATGCTCGACTTCGCACCAGACGTGAAAGACACATCACGCCTCTCCTGCCAGATCAAGGTCTCCGACGCTCTGGACGGCATGGTCGTCAAGATGCCCGAAAGCCAGCACTAA
- a CDS encoding SRPBCC domain-containing protein: MSDQMNELPTYILDREFDAPREMVWKTWTDPELLARWYGPNVETVIHELDVRVGGVWRNEMRMSQGSGYQISRYTEVSPPEKLVMLMSNTDAEWNIAANPMMPDWPRILLTTVTFEEAGGKTKMRLTWSPHEATEAELTCFEGAIAGLDSGWGSGMELLAELLKELQG; the protein is encoded by the coding sequence ATGAGCGACCAAATGAACGAGTTGCCGACTTACATTCTCGACCGAGAGTTCGATGCGCCGCGCGAGATGGTGTGGAAGACATGGACCGACCCCGAGCTCCTCGCCCGCTGGTACGGCCCCAACGTCGAAACCGTCATCCACGAGCTGGATGTGCGCGTCGGCGGCGTCTGGCGCAACGAGATGCGCATGAGCCAAGGTTCGGGCTATCAGATATCCAGATACACGGAAGTCTCGCCGCCGGAAAAACTGGTGATGCTGATGTCCAACACCGATGCCGAGTGGAACATCGCCGCCAACCCCATGATGCCGGACTGGCCCCGCATATTGCTCACCACGGTGACGTTTGAAGAGGCAGGCGGCAAAACCAAAATGCGCCTCACCTGGTCACCCCACGAGGCGACTGAGGCAGAACTCACCTGCTTCGAAGGCGCCATCGCCGGCCTCGATTCAGGCTGGGGCAGCGGCATGGAGCTACTGGCAGAGTTGCTCAAGGAGTTGCAGGGGTAG
- a CDS encoding metalloregulator ArsR/SmtB family transcription factor encodes MEQINLGTQPQNLDAIFSALADPTRRAILTRLATGEASVNDLATPFAMSQPAVSKHLKVLERAGLVERDIDAQRRPARLRAAPMAAAVTWLEEFRHFWSASFDQLDDLLDDMKNATQQGPTK; translated from the coding sequence ATGGAACAGATCAACCTTGGCACCCAGCCGCAAAACCTTGACGCCATCTTCTCCGCCCTCGCGGACCCGACCCGCCGGGCGATCCTGACGCGCCTCGCTACCGGTGAGGCATCGGTCAACGATTTGGCGACACCATTTGCCATGAGCCAGCCCGCCGTTTCAAAGCATCTCAAGGTGCTGGAGCGCGCAGGTCTTGTGGAGCGGGATATTGACGCCCAGCGCCGCCCCGCCCGCCTCAGAGCCGCGCCCATGGCGGCGGCCGTGACGTGGCTGGAAGAGTTCAGACATTTCTGGTCGGCAAGCTTTGACCAGCTGGATGACCTGCTCGACGACATGAAAAACGCCACACAACAAGGACCAACAAAATGA
- a CDS encoding SMP-30/gluconolactonase/LRE family protein, giving the protein MRQVDVVQFGDHLCGWGEGLCWDPDTQLLHLVDCLRNVRGETTLDAPDDLRLIPTPTLPTKVLLSDKADRHLIVLDDGIFAMAETADAYGQVADMPQASSGRFNDATVDPAGRIITGNLGLKANTDGSYWSWQGDGGAGNWSTIATKKGNANGPCFSNDGRTLYFADSPTGNILRYDYDPETGTASNETVFANTFELGGGPDGAAIDTDGYLWSALFGGGVIARYAPDGTLDGTIAVPVRNPTDIVFAGPNLDRMIVVSAMEQPTDDREPSPLAGASFEITGAGVTGLPIGKVRL; this is encoded by the coding sequence ATGCGACAGGTCGACGTGGTTCAGTTTGGCGATCATCTATGTGGCTGGGGCGAAGGGCTGTGCTGGGACCCGGACACGCAGCTGCTCCACCTGGTGGATTGCCTGCGCAATGTCAGGGGTGAAACCACACTGGATGCACCAGATGACCTTCGGCTGATCCCGACGCCCACATTGCCCACCAAGGTCCTGTTGTCCGACAAGGCAGACCGGCACCTGATCGTTCTGGATGACGGCATTTTTGCAATGGCGGAAACAGCGGATGCCTATGGGCAGGTTGCAGACATGCCACAGGCCTCCTCAGGCCGCTTCAACGACGCGACGGTTGATCCGGCCGGACGCATCATTACCGGCAATCTGGGTCTTAAGGCCAATACGGATGGATCCTACTGGAGCTGGCAGGGTGACGGCGGTGCAGGCAATTGGTCGACGATTGCGACGAAAAAGGGAAACGCAAACGGGCCATGCTTCTCAAACGATGGACGCACGCTCTATTTCGCTGACTCACCGACCGGCAATATTCTGCGCTACGACTATGATCCCGAAACCGGCACAGCCAGCAACGAGACGGTGTTTGCCAACACGTTCGAGCTGGGCGGTGGGCCCGATGGCGCGGCGATTGATACCGACGGATATCTGTGGAGTGCCCTGTTCGGCGGTGGCGTGATTGCGCGCTATGCGCCTGATGGAACGCTCGACGGCACCATTGCTGTTCCCGTGCGCAACCCGACAGACATCGTGTTCGCAGGCCCGAACCTCGACCGGATGATTGTGGTATCCGCCATGGAACAGCCGACAGATGACCGCGAGCCAAGCCCGCTGGCCGGTGCGAGTTTTGAAATTACCGGCGCCGGGGTGACGGGCCTTCCCATTGGCAAAGTCCGTCTTTGA
- a CDS encoding PAS-domain containing protein: protein MRTSRPDAGRTPRGLAHNRPLLGAAALACALTTPTTLQAQQGFSQNLEATSIETLLASVAAGAVIVAIGALWAAGRAFKRNRRDLTTRAERMTELETKLDSAESILSAEPDAVFIWSPERMVTPTGSRNWGRPRVVGSTAGLADPSSGAVDFDFVLSRLEPEDAEALRNGVSRLRERGARFSLSLQMRDGRTYEAEGRPAGAQAVLWMRDITGEREEESRLVETARKADRERTLLSQVTDAAPFPAWRRSADGALIWVNGAYAKAVEAKDADTAIDEGRELLGADILKSATTAIAAQTEFRDRANAVVNGERQVLDIIELPLGDGGSAGFALDISTLSEAEADLQRHLEAHRDTLNRLASPVAIFGPDRRLRFYNRAFQTLWGLEESFLDTEPSESEVLEMLREARRLPEQTDFRAWKQQRLALYTSNEPTDELWHLPDGRTLRVISQPHPFGGLLYLYENVTDQLKLESSLTTAQHVQMETLNKLYEGVAVFGSDGRLKLHNPAYQRIWQLEPQQLSGEPHIDQIIDWCQGLYSNTDEWAEIKGRITAVSDERGNKTGRLSRPDGSVIDYAAVPLPDGNTLLTYVDVTDASRIERALRDRNDALETADRLKSEFISHVSYQLRTPLTNIIGFGEILNTELFGPLNEKQSEYAGGVLKSASELLDLVNDIIDLATIEAGAMTLDVDPVNLDQVMTQVFDMASPRAKQGKRVLEIEHPKNLGSIQADSRRLKQIMFNLLSNAISFTNPGDTITLGGERDAGEIRLWVRDTGDGIKPEHQATVFDRFEARGSSEKRRGAGLGLTLVRSFVELHGGWVSLESAPREGTRVTCHLPTDAKPLSAPAPEAEETGTAAAS from the coding sequence ATGCGCACTTCACGACCAGACGCCGGCAGAACGCCACGCGGACTTGCGCACAACCGCCCCCTTCTGGGTGCGGCAGCATTGGCCTGCGCCCTGACGACACCCACCACCCTGCAGGCCCAGCAGGGCTTCAGCCAAAACCTAGAAGCAACCTCCATTGAAACGCTGCTAGCTTCCGTTGCGGCAGGGGCTGTGATCGTCGCAATTGGCGCATTGTGGGCAGCAGGCCGCGCGTTCAAGCGCAACCGCCGCGACCTCACCACCCGTGCCGAGCGCATGACCGAGCTTGAAACAAAGCTCGACAGTGCCGAGAGCATTTTGTCGGCCGAGCCGGATGCTGTGTTCATCTGGTCACCGGAACGCATGGTGACACCCACAGGCTCGCGCAACTGGGGCCGTCCGCGCGTGGTTGGTTCCACGGCAGGCCTTGCCGATCCGTCGTCGGGCGCTGTTGATTTTGATTTCGTGCTGTCGCGCCTTGAGCCTGAAGATGCAGAAGCGCTGCGCAACGGTGTGTCGCGTCTGCGCGAACGCGGGGCGCGGTTCTCGCTCAGCCTGCAGATGCGTGATGGACGCACCTATGAAGCCGAAGGCCGCCCTGCCGGGGCACAGGCCGTCCTGTGGATGCGCGACATCACCGGCGAGCGCGAAGAAGAATCTCGTCTGGTCGAAACCGCCCGCAAGGCGGACCGCGAGCGCACCCTTTTGAGCCAGGTCACTGATGCGGCCCCCTTCCCTGCGTGGCGCCGCTCTGCAGACGGGGCGCTCATCTGGGTCAACGGGGCCTATGCCAAGGCCGTGGAAGCCAAGGACGCAGACACAGCCATTGACGAAGGCCGTGAGCTTCTGGGCGCGGACATTCTCAAGTCTGCCACCACCGCCATTGCCGCGCAGACAGAGTTTCGGGATCGCGCCAACGCCGTGGTGAATGGCGAGCGTCAGGTTCTCGACATCATCGAGCTGCCGCTGGGCGATGGGGGCAGTGCGGGCTTTGCGCTGGATATCTCCACCCTGTCGGAAGCCGAGGCGGATCTGCAACGCCACCTTGAGGCCCACCGCGACACGCTCAACCGACTGGCCAGTCCGGTTGCGATCTTTGGGCCGGACCGGCGCCTGCGGTTTTACAACCGCGCCTTCCAGACCCTGTGGGGCCTTGAAGAGAGCTTTCTTGATACCGAACCCAGCGAGAGCGAAGTGCTGGAAATGCTGCGTGAGGCGCGCCGCCTCCCGGAGCAAACGGACTTCCGCGCGTGGAAACAGCAGCGCCTGGCGCTCTACACCAGCAACGAACCAACCGACGAGTTGTGGCACCTTCCTGACGGCCGCACCCTGCGCGTCATCAGCCAGCCGCACCCGTTTGGCGGGCTGCTCTATCTCTACGAAAACGTCACGGACCAACTTAAACTCGAGTCCAGCCTCACCACTGCGCAGCACGTGCAGATGGAAACCCTCAACAAGCTCTATGAGGGCGTTGCCGTGTTTGGTTCCGACGGTCGCCTCAAGCTGCACAATCCGGCGTACCAACGCATCTGGCAGCTGGAGCCGCAGCAGCTTTCCGGCGAACCGCATATCGACCAGATCATCGACTGGTGTCAGGGCCTTTACAGCAACACCGACGAGTGGGCCGAGATCAAAGGCCGCATCACGGCGGTCAGCGACGAGCGCGGCAACAAGACCGGCCGTCTGTCGCGCCCGGACGGCTCGGTCATTGATTATGCCGCCGTGCCCCTGCCCGATGGCAACACGCTGCTGACCTATGTGGACGTGACCGATGCCTCGCGCATTGAGCGCGCGCTGCGGGATCGCAACGATGCGCTTGAAACCGCTGACCGGCTCAAGTCTGAATTCATCAGCCATGTGTCGTATCAATTGCGCACACCGCTGACCAACATCATCGGCTTTGGTGAAATTCTGAACACGGAACTTTTCGGTCCGCTCAACGAGAAGCAGAGCGAGTATGCCGGCGGCGTTCTCAAATCCGCCAGCGAGCTGCTTGATCTGGTGAACGACATCATTGACCTCGCCACCATTGAGGCGGGTGCGATGACGCTGGACGTTGACCCGGTCAATCTGGATCAGGTGATGACCCAGGTGTTTGATATGGCCAGCCCACGCGCCAAGCAGGGCAAGCGGGTGCTTGAAATCGAGCATCCCAAAAATCTCGGCAGCATTCAGGCTGACTCACGGCGTCTGAAGCAGATCATGTTCAACCTCCTGTCCAACGCCATCTCCTTCACCAATCCCGGCGACACCATCACGCTGGGCGGTGAACGCGACGCCGGTGAAATCCGCCTGTGGGTGCGGGACACGGGCGACGGCATCAAGCCGGAACACCAGGCGACCGTGTTTGACCGCTTTGAAGCGCGCGGCAGTTCAGAAAAACGTCGCGGCGCAGGCCTTGGCCTTACCCTGGTGCGCAGCTTCGTCGAGCTGCATGGCGGCTGGGTGTCTCTTGAAAGCGCCCCGCGCGAAGGCACCCGAGTGACCTGTCACCTGCCGACCGACGCGAAACCATTGAGCGCACCTGCACCGGAAGCCGAAGAAACCGGGACCGCGGCAGCGTCCTAG
- the ahcY gene encoding adenosylhomocysteinase — protein MSEQDYVVADISLADFGYKEIEIAETEMPGLMSCVEEFGDSKPLAGARITGSLHMTIQTAVLIRTLEALGAKVRWASCNIFSTQDHAAAAIAKSGTPVFAVKGESLEEYWTYTDAIFQWPDGEPTNMILDDGGDATMYILLGARAEEGEDILSNPTSEEEEYLFAQIKKRMEATPGFFVKQRHAIQGVSEETTTGVNRLYQLMEKGHLPFPAINVNDSVTKSKFDNKYGCKESLVDGIRRGTDVMMAGKTAIVCGYGDVGKGSAASLQGAGARVKVTEVDPICALQAAMDGFEVVTLMDAAPTADIVITTTGNKDVVTIDHMRALKDMAIVGNIGHFDNEIQVAELKNHKWTEVKPQVDMVEFPDGKRMILLSQGRLLNLGNATGHPSFVMSASFTNQVLAQIELFTKGDEYDNKVYVLPKHLDEKVARLHLDKLGVQLTELSDEQAGYIGVPQQGPFKPEHYRY, from the coding sequence ATGAGCGAGCAGGATTACGTCGTTGCTGATATCTCCCTTGCGGATTTCGGCTACAAGGAAATTGAAATTGCAGAAACGGAAATGCCGGGCCTGATGTCCTGCGTTGAAGAGTTTGGTGACAGCAAGCCACTGGCTGGCGCGCGCATCACCGGTTCTTTGCACATGACCATTCAGACGGCGGTTTTGATCCGTACGCTGGAAGCCCTGGGCGCAAAAGTGCGCTGGGCGTCGTGCAACATCTTCTCGACCCAGGACCACGCGGCTGCGGCCATCGCCAAATCCGGCACGCCGGTTTTTGCGGTCAAGGGTGAGAGCCTCGAAGAATACTGGACTTACACCGACGCCATCTTCCAGTGGCCTGACGGTGAGCCCACCAACATGATCCTCGACGATGGCGGCGACGCCACCATGTACATCCTGCTGGGTGCCCGTGCCGAGGAAGGTGAGGACATCCTCTCCAACCCGACATCTGAAGAAGAAGAATATCTCTTCGCGCAGATCAAGAAGCGCATGGAAGCAACGCCAGGCTTCTTCGTGAAGCAGCGCCACGCCATCCAGGGTGTGTCGGAAGAAACAACGACCGGCGTGAACCGCCTCTATCAGCTGATGGAAAAAGGTCATCTTCCGTTCCCGGCCATCAACGTGAACGACTCGGTCACCAAGTCGAAGTTCGACAACAAGTATGGCTGTAAGGAATCCCTCGTGGACGGCATCCGTCGCGGCACAGACGTGATGATGGCCGGCAAGACCGCCATCGTGTGCGGCTATGGCGATGTGGGCAAAGGCTCTGCGGCGTCCCTGCAGGGTGCCGGCGCCCGCGTGAAGGTCACAGAAGTTGACCCGATCTGCGCATTGCAGGCTGCCATGGACGGCTTTGAAGTTGTGACACTGATGGACGCAGCACCAACAGCTGACATCGTCATCACAACGACGGGCAACAAGGATGTGGTCACCATCGATCACATGCGCGCCCTCAAGGACATGGCCATCGTTGGCAATATCGGTCACTTCGACAACGAGATTCAGGTTGCTGAACTCAAGAACCACAAGTGGACTGAAGTGAAGCCACAGGTCGACATGGTTGAGTTCCCCGACGGCAAGCGGATGATCCTGCTGTCTCAGGGCCGCCTGCTGAACCTCGGCAACGCAACGGGTCACCCGTCCTTCGTGATGTCTGCGTCCTTCACCAACCAGGTGCTGGCGCAGATCGAACTCTTCACCAAGGGTGATGAGTACGACAACAAGGTCTATGTGCTGCCCAAGCACCTCGACGAGAAGGTTGCCCGTTTGCACCTCGACAAGCTCGGCGTGCAGCTGACGGAACTCTCCGACGAGCAGGCCGGTTACATCGGCGTGCCGCAGCAGGGTCCGTTCAAGCCGGAGCACTACCGCTACTAA